A single window of Betta splendens chromosome 11, fBetSpl5.4, whole genome shotgun sequence DNA harbors:
- the LOC114866081 gene encoding glutamate receptor ionotropic, kainate 5-like isoform X2, whose amino-acid sequence MPALPALLLSIYAVVLLLTVAPLFFSRADTLSAVRMAAILDDQSVCGRGERLALALARENINSLMEGSSQARVEVDVYELQKDSQYDTTDTMCQILPKGVVSVIGPASSPASGSTISHICGEKEIPHVKIGPEETPKLPYLRFASVTLYPSNEDMSLAIGSILRSFGFPTTSLICAKAECLLRLEELVRRFLISRETLSVRMLDDSLDPTPLLKEIRDDKVATIIIDANASISYHVLRKANELGMMSAFYKYILTTMDFPLLRLDDVVDDQSNIVGFSMLNSSHPFYLEFIRSLNLSWREGCDISPYPGPALSSALMFDAAHVVVSAVRELNRSQEIGVKPLSCTSPLIWQHGTSLMNYLRMVEYDGLTGHIEFNSKGQRTNYTLKILEKRPAGHKEIGVWFSNNTLAMNSTSLDLNASETLANKTLIVTTILENPYVMRKSNYQDFQGSEQYEGFCVDMLRELADILKFSFKIKLVDDGLYGAPEPNGSWTGMVGELINRKADLAVAGFTITSEREKVIDFSKPFMTLGISILYRVHLGRKPGYFSFLDPFSPAVWLFMLLAYLAVSCVLFLAARLSPYEWYNPHPCLRERRDFLENQYTLGNSLWFPVGGFMQQGSEIMPRALSTRCVSGVWWAFTLIIISSYTANLAAFLTVQRMEVPIESADDLADQTNIQYGTIHGGSTMTFFMNSRYQTYQRMWNYMNSKQPSVFVKSTEEGIARVLNSKYAFLMESTMNEYYRSLNCNLTQIGGLLDTKGYGIGMPLGSPFRDEITLGILQMQESNRLEILKRRWWEGGQCPKEEDHRAKGLGMENIGGIFVVLICGLIIAVFVAIMEFVWSTRRTAETDEVSVCQEMLTEFRNAVSCRKNLRSRRRRPLSSAGGGVLRPPSRLALAAPRPIRLVREMRLSNGKLYSGAGPLTGALSGMGPGTGGFPDLGPGPQRLLGAALGAHTPTPPPPPPASVLAPPTSARSFLQSCSHVRICQECRRIQSLRPTSLTPPPPPPPSSSSSASSCSRVPPSAPPPGHHLRHNPHHHLHYHHGSMSLPRLPPPPPPIHTDRADSDGGGGAASPRRAASKPAPPPRPLPPAKTPAHPPTD is encoded by the exons ATGCCGGCTCTGCCAGCACTGCTGCTGTCGATTTACGCGGTGGTCCTGCTGCTGACTGTGGCGCCGCTGTTCTTCAGCCGGGCCGACACCCTGTCTGCTGTCCGGATGG CCGCCATTTTGGACGACCAGTCGGTGTGCGGCCGCGGCGAGCGTCTGGCTCTGGCGCTGGCGAGGGAGAACATCAACAGTCTGATGGAGGGATCGTCCCAGGCCAGAGTGGAGGTGGACGTGTACGAGCTGCAGAAGGACTCCCAGTACGACACCACTGACACCA TGTGTCAGATCCTGCCGAAGGGCGTGGTTTCAGTGATCGGCCCCGCCTCCAGCCCCGCCTCCGGGTCCACCATCAGTCACATCTGTGGGGAGAAAGAG ATCCCCCACGTGAAGATCGGTCCGGAGGAAACCCCCAAGCTGCCGTACCTGCGCTTCGCCTCGGTGACGCTCTACCCGAGTAACGAGGACATGAGTCTCGCCATCGGCTCCATCTTGCGTTCATTCGGCTTCCCGACGACCAGCCTGATCTGTGCCAAGGCCGAGT gcCTCCTGCGGCTCGAGGAGCTGGTCCGGCGCTTCCTCATCTCAAGGGAGACGCTGTCGGTTCGGATGCTGGATGACAGTCTGGACCCTACGCCGCTGCTGAAGGAGATCCGCGACGACAAAGTGGCCACTATCATAATCGATGCCAATGCCTCCATCTCATACCACGTCCTCCGGAAG GCCAATGAGCTGGGGATGATGTCGGCCTTCTACAAGTACATCCTCACCACCATG GATTTTCCTCTGCTCCGACTGGACGACGTGGTGGATGACCAATCCAACATCGTGGGCTTCTCCATGCTGAACAGCAGCCACCCTTTCTACCTGGAGTTTATCAGGAGCCTCAACCTGTCCTGGAGGGAGGGCTGTGACATCAGCCCGTACCCCGGCCCCGCG CTGTCGTCGGCCCTGATGTTCGACGCGGCTCATGTGGTGGTGAGTGCCGTGCGGGAGCTGAACCGCAGCCAGGAGATCGGAGTGAAGCCGCTCAGCTGCACGTCTCCGCTCATCTGGCAGCACGGGACCAGCCTCATGAACTACCTCCGCATG GTGGAGTACGATGGTCTGACGGGTCACATCGAGTTTAACAGCAAAGGCCAGAGGACCAATTACACCCTAAAGATCCTGGAGAAGCGTCCAGCTGGTCACAAAGAG ATTGGTGTCTGGTTCTCCAACAACACCTTGGCCATGAACTCCACCTCCCTGGACCTCAACGCATCAGAGACGCTGGCCAACAAGACTCTGATTGTCACCACAATACTG GAAAACCCGTACGTGATGCGCAAGTCCAATTACCAGGACTTCCAGGGAAGCGAGCAGTACGAGGGCTTCTGCGTGGACATGCTGCGGGAGCTCGCCGACATCCTGAAGTTCTCCTTCAAGATCAAGCTGGTGGACGACGGCCTGTACGGAGCCCCGGAGCCCAACGGCAGCTGGACCGGCATGGTGGGGGAGCTCATCAACAGG AAGGCCGACCTGGCCGTGGCCGGCTTCACCATCACCTCGGAGAGGGAGAAGGTGATCGACTTCTCCAAGCCCTTCATGACTCTGGGCATCAGCATCCTGTACCGCGTTCATCTG GGCAGGAAACCGGGCTACTTCTCCTTCCTGGACCCGTTCTCCCCGGCTGTCTGGCTCTTCATGCTGCTGGCCTACCTCGCCGTCAGCTGCGTCCTCTTCCTGGCTGCCAG ACTCAGCCCGTACGAGTGGTACAACCCCCACCCGTGCCTGCGGGAGCGGCGGGACTTCCTGGAGAACCAGTACACGTTGGGGAACAGCCTGTGGTTCCCAGTGGGCGGCTTCATGCagcagggctcagagatcatgCCCCGCGCTCTGTCCACGCGCTGCGTCAGCGGCGTCTG gtGGGCGTTCACGCTGATCATCATCTCGTCCTACACGGCCAACCTGGCTGCGTTCCTTACCGTGCAGAGGATGGAGGTTCCCATTGAGTCTGCGGACGATCTGGCCGACCAAACCAACATCCAGTACGGCACCATCCACGGAGGCTCCACCATGACCTTCTTCATG AACTCACGATACCAGACGTACCAGCGAATGTGGAACTACATGAACTCCAAGCAGCCTAGCGTGTTTGTGAAGAGCACAGAGGAAGGCATTGCCCGCGTGCTCAACTCCAAGTACGCCTTCCTGATGGAGAGCACCATGAACGAGTACTACCGCAGCCTCAACTGCAACCTCACGCAGATCGGAGGGCTGCTGGACACCAAAGGCTACGGCATCGGCATGCCCCTGG gttcTCCGTTCAGAGACGAGATCACTCTGGGCATCCTCCAGATGCAGGAGAGCAACAGGCTGGAGATCCTGAAGAGACGCtggtgggagggggggcagtGCCCCAAAGAGGAGGATCACCGGGCCAAAG GTCTCGGCATGGAGAACATCGGAGGAATCTTCGTGGTCCTGATCTGTGGCCTCATCATCGCTGTCTTCGTGGCCATAATGGAGTTTGTGTGGTCCACGCGGCGCACGGCTGAGACGGACGAG GTGTCCGTCTGCCAGGAGATGCTGACGGAGTTCCGGAACGCCGTCTCCTGTAGGAAGAATTTGCGTTCTCGGCGCCGGCGGCCTCTGAGCAGCGCTGGGGGTGGGGTTCTGCGCCCCCCGTCCCGCCTGGCTCTGGCGGCCCCCCGGCCCATCCGCCTGGTGCGGGAGATGCGTCTCAGTAACGGCAAACTGTACAGCGGTGCCGGTCCGCTGACGGGGGCGCTGTCAGGGATGGGGCCGGGAACGGGAGGATTCCCAGATTTGGGCCCCGGCCCCCAGAGGCTCCTGGGGGCCGCTCTGGGCGCCCACACGCCCACgcccccgccccctcctccgGCGTCCGTCCTGGCCCCGCCCACCAGCGCTCGCagcttcctgcagagctgcagccacgtGCGCATCTGCCAGGAGTGCCGGCGGATCCAGAGTCTGCGGCCGACCTCGCTCAcgcctcccccacctcctcccccgtcctcctcttcctccgcctcctcctgctccagggtcccgccctcggcgcctccgcCGGGTCACCACCTCCGCCAcaacccccaccaccacctccactacCACCACGGCTCCATGTCGCTGCCCCGCCTcccgccgccccctccccccattcacacagacagagctgaCAGCGATGGGGGCGGAGGGGCAGCGAGCCCACGACGGGCCGCATCCAAACCAGCACCTCCGCCCAGACCTCTGCCCCCGGCCAAGACGCCCGCACACCCACCCACAGACTGA
- the LOC114866081 gene encoding glutamate receptor ionotropic, kainate 5-like isoform X1: MPALPALLLSIYAVVLLLTVAPLFFSRADTLSAVRMAAILDDQSVCGRGERLALALARENINSLMEGSSQARVEVDVYELQKDSQYDTTDTMCQILPKGVVSVIGPASSPASGSTISHICGEKEIPHVKIGPEETPKLPYLRFASVTLYPSNEDMSLAIGSILRSFGFPTTSLICAKAECLLRLEELVRRFLISRETLSVRMLDDSLDPTPLLKEIRDDKVATIIIDANASISYHVLRKANELGMMSAFYKYILTTMDFPLLRLDDVVDDQSNIVGFSMLNSSHPFYLEFIRSLNLSWREGCDISPYPGPALSSALMFDAAHVVVSAVRELNRSQEIGVKPLSCTSPLIWQHGTSLMNYLRMVEYDGLTGHIEFNSKGQRTNYTLKILEKRPAGHKEIGVWFSNNTLAMNSTSLDLNASETLANKTLIVTTILENPYVMRKSNYQDFQGSEQYEGFCVDMLRELADILKFSFKIKLVDDGLYGAPEPNGSWTGMVGELINRKADLAVAGFTITSEREKVIDFSKPFMTLGISILYRVHLGRKPGYFSFLDPFSPAVWLFMLLAYLAVSCVLFLAARLSPYEWYNPHPCLRERRDFLENQYTLGNSLWFPVGGFMQQGSEIMPRALSTRCVSGVWWAFTLIIISSYTANLAAFLTVQRMEVPIESADDLADQTNIQYGTIHGGSTMTFFMNSRYQTYQRMWNYMNSKQPSVFVKSTEEGIARVLNSKYAFLMESTMNEYYRSLNCNLTQIGGLLDTKGYGIGMPLGSPFRDEITLGILQMQESNRLEILKRRWWEGGQCPKEEDHRAKGLGMENIGGIFVVLICGLIIAVFVAIMEFVWSTRRTAETDEVNLHPPPPPLPLPSSTHGLKLSSESSVSVCQEMLTEFRNAVSCRKNLRSRRRRPLSSAGGGVLRPPSRLALAAPRPIRLVREMRLSNGKLYSGAGPLTGALSGMGPGTGGFPDLGPGPQRLLGAALGAHTPTPPPPPPASVLAPPTSARSFLQSCSHVRICQECRRIQSLRPTSLTPPPPPPPSSSSSASSCSRVPPSAPPPGHHLRHNPHHHLHYHHGSMSLPRLPPPPPPIHTDRADSDGGGGAASPRRAASKPAPPPRPLPPAKTPAHPPTD, from the exons ATGCCGGCTCTGCCAGCACTGCTGCTGTCGATTTACGCGGTGGTCCTGCTGCTGACTGTGGCGCCGCTGTTCTTCAGCCGGGCCGACACCCTGTCTGCTGTCCGGATGG CCGCCATTTTGGACGACCAGTCGGTGTGCGGCCGCGGCGAGCGTCTGGCTCTGGCGCTGGCGAGGGAGAACATCAACAGTCTGATGGAGGGATCGTCCCAGGCCAGAGTGGAGGTGGACGTGTACGAGCTGCAGAAGGACTCCCAGTACGACACCACTGACACCA TGTGTCAGATCCTGCCGAAGGGCGTGGTTTCAGTGATCGGCCCCGCCTCCAGCCCCGCCTCCGGGTCCACCATCAGTCACATCTGTGGGGAGAAAGAG ATCCCCCACGTGAAGATCGGTCCGGAGGAAACCCCCAAGCTGCCGTACCTGCGCTTCGCCTCGGTGACGCTCTACCCGAGTAACGAGGACATGAGTCTCGCCATCGGCTCCATCTTGCGTTCATTCGGCTTCCCGACGACCAGCCTGATCTGTGCCAAGGCCGAGT gcCTCCTGCGGCTCGAGGAGCTGGTCCGGCGCTTCCTCATCTCAAGGGAGACGCTGTCGGTTCGGATGCTGGATGACAGTCTGGACCCTACGCCGCTGCTGAAGGAGATCCGCGACGACAAAGTGGCCACTATCATAATCGATGCCAATGCCTCCATCTCATACCACGTCCTCCGGAAG GCCAATGAGCTGGGGATGATGTCGGCCTTCTACAAGTACATCCTCACCACCATG GATTTTCCTCTGCTCCGACTGGACGACGTGGTGGATGACCAATCCAACATCGTGGGCTTCTCCATGCTGAACAGCAGCCACCCTTTCTACCTGGAGTTTATCAGGAGCCTCAACCTGTCCTGGAGGGAGGGCTGTGACATCAGCCCGTACCCCGGCCCCGCG CTGTCGTCGGCCCTGATGTTCGACGCGGCTCATGTGGTGGTGAGTGCCGTGCGGGAGCTGAACCGCAGCCAGGAGATCGGAGTGAAGCCGCTCAGCTGCACGTCTCCGCTCATCTGGCAGCACGGGACCAGCCTCATGAACTACCTCCGCATG GTGGAGTACGATGGTCTGACGGGTCACATCGAGTTTAACAGCAAAGGCCAGAGGACCAATTACACCCTAAAGATCCTGGAGAAGCGTCCAGCTGGTCACAAAGAG ATTGGTGTCTGGTTCTCCAACAACACCTTGGCCATGAACTCCACCTCCCTGGACCTCAACGCATCAGAGACGCTGGCCAACAAGACTCTGATTGTCACCACAATACTG GAAAACCCGTACGTGATGCGCAAGTCCAATTACCAGGACTTCCAGGGAAGCGAGCAGTACGAGGGCTTCTGCGTGGACATGCTGCGGGAGCTCGCCGACATCCTGAAGTTCTCCTTCAAGATCAAGCTGGTGGACGACGGCCTGTACGGAGCCCCGGAGCCCAACGGCAGCTGGACCGGCATGGTGGGGGAGCTCATCAACAGG AAGGCCGACCTGGCCGTGGCCGGCTTCACCATCACCTCGGAGAGGGAGAAGGTGATCGACTTCTCCAAGCCCTTCATGACTCTGGGCATCAGCATCCTGTACCGCGTTCATCTG GGCAGGAAACCGGGCTACTTCTCCTTCCTGGACCCGTTCTCCCCGGCTGTCTGGCTCTTCATGCTGCTGGCCTACCTCGCCGTCAGCTGCGTCCTCTTCCTGGCTGCCAG ACTCAGCCCGTACGAGTGGTACAACCCCCACCCGTGCCTGCGGGAGCGGCGGGACTTCCTGGAGAACCAGTACACGTTGGGGAACAGCCTGTGGTTCCCAGTGGGCGGCTTCATGCagcagggctcagagatcatgCCCCGCGCTCTGTCCACGCGCTGCGTCAGCGGCGTCTG gtGGGCGTTCACGCTGATCATCATCTCGTCCTACACGGCCAACCTGGCTGCGTTCCTTACCGTGCAGAGGATGGAGGTTCCCATTGAGTCTGCGGACGATCTGGCCGACCAAACCAACATCCAGTACGGCACCATCCACGGAGGCTCCACCATGACCTTCTTCATG AACTCACGATACCAGACGTACCAGCGAATGTGGAACTACATGAACTCCAAGCAGCCTAGCGTGTTTGTGAAGAGCACAGAGGAAGGCATTGCCCGCGTGCTCAACTCCAAGTACGCCTTCCTGATGGAGAGCACCATGAACGAGTACTACCGCAGCCTCAACTGCAACCTCACGCAGATCGGAGGGCTGCTGGACACCAAAGGCTACGGCATCGGCATGCCCCTGG gttcTCCGTTCAGAGACGAGATCACTCTGGGCATCCTCCAGATGCAGGAGAGCAACAGGCTGGAGATCCTGAAGAGACGCtggtgggagggggggcagtGCCCCAAAGAGGAGGATCACCGGGCCAAAG GTCTCGGCATGGAGAACATCGGAGGAATCTTCGTGGTCCTGATCTGTGGCCTCATCATCGCTGTCTTCGTGGCCATAATGGAGTTTGTGTGGTCCACGCGGCGCACGGCTGAGACGGACGAGGTAaaccttcatcctcctcctcctcctcttcctctcccgtCCTCCACCCACGGCCtcaagctcagctcagagtctTCA GTGTCCGTCTGCCAGGAGATGCTGACGGAGTTCCGGAACGCCGTCTCCTGTAGGAAGAATTTGCGTTCTCGGCGCCGGCGGCCTCTGAGCAGCGCTGGGGGTGGGGTTCTGCGCCCCCCGTCCCGCCTGGCTCTGGCGGCCCCCCGGCCCATCCGCCTGGTGCGGGAGATGCGTCTCAGTAACGGCAAACTGTACAGCGGTGCCGGTCCGCTGACGGGGGCGCTGTCAGGGATGGGGCCGGGAACGGGAGGATTCCCAGATTTGGGCCCCGGCCCCCAGAGGCTCCTGGGGGCCGCTCTGGGCGCCCACACGCCCACgcccccgccccctcctccgGCGTCCGTCCTGGCCCCGCCCACCAGCGCTCGCagcttcctgcagagctgcagccacgtGCGCATCTGCCAGGAGTGCCGGCGGATCCAGAGTCTGCGGCCGACCTCGCTCAcgcctcccccacctcctcccccgtcctcctcttcctccgcctcctcctgctccagggtcccgccctcggcgcctccgcCGGGTCACCACCTCCGCCAcaacccccaccaccacctccactacCACCACGGCTCCATGTCGCTGCCCCGCCTcccgccgccccctccccccattcacacagacagagctgaCAGCGATGGGGGCGGAGGGGCAGCGAGCCCACGACGGGCCGCATCCAAACCAGCACCTCCGCCCAGACCTCTGCCCCCGGCCAAGACGCCCGCACACCCACCCACAGACTGA